From a single Candidatus Methylomirabilota bacterium genomic region:
- a CDS encoding metalloregulator ArsR/SmtB family transcription factor encodes MTYTDVLTALADPTRRNILESLRAAPRTVGELAAHQPVSRPAVSQHLKVLERASLVRVEPRGNRRVYSVRRDGLDELRRYLESFWSDVLNAYSAEIARRTKGAPAPLRRKK; translated from the coding sequence ATGACTTACACAGACGTGCTCACCGCCCTGGCCGATCCGACCCGCCGGAACATCCTCGAGTCGCTGCGCGCCGCGCCGCGGACCGTGGGCGAGCTGGCAGCCCATCAGCCGGTGAGCCGGCCGGCCGTGTCCCAGCATTTGAAAGTACTCGAGCGGGCAAGCCTGGTGCGCGTCGAGCCACGCGGCAATCGCCGTGTCTACTCGGTGCGGCGCGACGGTCTGGACGAGCTGCGGCGGTACCTGGAGAGCTTCTGGTCCGACGTCCTCAACGCGTACAGCGCCGAGATAGCGCGACGCACGAAGGGCGCCCCCGCCCCCTTACGGAGAAAGAAATGA